The following proteins come from a genomic window of Maniola hyperantus chromosome 8, iAphHyp1.2, whole genome shotgun sequence:
- the fy gene encoding protein fuzzy homolog isoform X1 produces the protein MISSLCFIVFDLCIWYKVGTYIILECVRVKEFVWLEQVPTYIIMAKAKVLGAKLVCDVIGLWLKFTNKRRYLISLINNLITCLIKIKMSIIVIAIGSESGVPIFSKKVGYNENIQFSTIASLHGINMFTKCHNLQMINTLVDNGTILWKEYCKSVTLIGIATGGLECDLELLLSCIHDVMVFCIGKKELENLKNLDQIKRDLRQCYPILDYLLESLDPNSVPRSTIVLDFIQSLLCPQAQQLQQVLDNYAQSVTGRWACLTIHGHLVATSSDFCELDPREARLLLLLAAAQDGAPLRDTLVYLPQMSPNVAFRAVTCKLLADVYVLVICGATPALSQIDEIVLQCWEGYAQVIKEAKLVYPRNFPLSVTFDTALLGLLVINVSKRRCVFSRHLHATQKSRGMSGVHRIDILRTFYITTAKDLAPELKITEGEEKDSMDGAVSETYWCSEYHKCHAQRAGTLLCCALYAPTVSTHTMRYFYIIETFRNFIIRLLTSQILQDLSTNKEIYW, from the exons ATGATCTCTAGTCTATGTTTTATAGTCTTTGATCTATGTATAtggtataaagtaggtacctacatcatctTAGAGTGTGTTAGAGTCAAAGAATTTGTATGGTTAgagcaggtacctacctatatcattaTGGCTAAGGCTAAAGTGCTTGGTGCTAAACTGGTCTGtgatgttattggtctgtggctAAAGTTTACAAACAAACGGCGATATCTTATatcactaataaataatttaattacttgtttaattaaaatcaaaatgtcTATCATAGTTATAGCAATAGGATCGGAAAGTGGTGTGCCAATATTTTCCAAGAAAGTGGGCTATAATGAAAAt ATTCAGTTTTCAACAATAGCATCGCTACATGGGATTAACATGTTCACAAAATGTCACAACTTGCAAATGATCAATACACTAGTTGATAATGGAACTATACTGTGGAAAGAATATTGCAAAAG TGTGACATTGATTGGAATAGCTACTGGAGGACTTGAATGTGATTTGGAACTCCTACTATCCTGTATTCACGACGTCATGGTATTCTGCATTGGCAAGAAAGAGTTGGAAAACTTGAAGAACTTAGATCAAATAAAGAGGGACCTGAGACAGTGTTATCCTATATTGGATTATCTACTGGAGTCTTTAGATCCTAATTCTGTGCCTCGATCGACTATAGTGTTGGATTTTATTCAGAGCCTATTGTGTCCTCAGGCACAGCAATTGCAG CAAGTGTTAGACAACTACGCACAAAGTGTGACGGGTAGGTGGGCCTGCCTAACTATACATGGACATTTGGTAGCGACAAGCTCAGACTTCTGTGAGCTGGATCCGAGGGAGGCGAGGTTACTGCTGCTACTGGCGGCAGCTCAGGATGGCGCTCCGTTGAGGGATACTCTAGTATATTTGCCGCAAATGAGCCCTAAT GTGGCGTTCAGAGCAGTAACATGCAAGTTGCTAGCAGACGTGTACGTGTTAGTGATCTGCGGAGCGACGCCGGCGCTGTCGCAGATAGACGAGATAGTGCTGCAGTGCTGGGAGGGCTATGCACAGGTTATAAAGGAGGCCAAGCTTGTGTACCCCAGGAATTTCCCCTTGAGCGTTACTTTTGATACGGCTTTGTTAGG ATTACTAGTAATAAACGTGAGCAAGCGTCGTTGCGTGTTTTCGCGTCACCTTCACGCCACTCAGAAGAGCAGAGGCATGTCGGGAGTTCACAGGATCGACATCCTCAGGACCTTCTACATCACCACCGCTAAAGACTTGGCGCCGGAACTGAAAATTACCGAAGGGGAAGAAAAAG ACAGTATGGACGGCGCAGTGAGTGAAACCTACTGGTGCTCGGAGTACCACAAGTGCCACGCGCAGAGAGCCGGCACTCTGCTGTGCTGTGCGTTGTACGCGCCTACCGTATCTACACATACTATGAGGTATTTTTACATTATAGAAACCTTTCGAAATTTCATTATTAG ATTATTGACCAGTCAAATACTCCAGGACTTGTCAACAAACAAGGAGATTTATTGGTAA
- the fy gene encoding protein fuzzy homolog isoform X4, giving the protein MISSLCFIVFDLCIWYKVGTYIILECVRVKEFVWLEQVPTYIIMAKAKVLGAKLVCDVIGLWLKFTNKRRYLISLINNLITCLIKIKMSIIVIAIGSESGVPIFSKKVGYNENIQFSTIASLHGINMFTKCHNLQMINTLVDNGTILWKEYCKSVTLIGIATGGLECDLELLLSCIHDVMVFCIGKKELENLKNLDQIKRDLRQCYPILDYLLESLDPNSVPRSTIVLDFIQSLLCPQAQQLQQVLDNYAQSVTGRWACLTIHGHLVATSSDFCELDPREARLLLLLAAAQDGAPLRDTLVYLPQMSPNVAFRAVTCKLLADVYVLVICGATPALSQIDEIVLQCWEGYAQVIKEAKLVYPRNFPLSVTFDTALLGLLVINVSKRRCVFSRHLHATQKSRGMSGVHRIDILRTFYITTAKDLAPELKITEGEEKDY; this is encoded by the exons ATGATCTCTAGTCTATGTTTTATAGTCTTTGATCTATGTATAtggtataaagtaggtacctacatcatctTAGAGTGTGTTAGAGTCAAAGAATTTGTATGGTTAgagcaggtacctacctatatcattaTGGCTAAGGCTAAAGTGCTTGGTGCTAAACTGGTCTGtgatgttattggtctgtggctAAAGTTTACAAACAAACGGCGATATCTTATatcactaataaataatttaattacttgtttaattaaaatcaaaatgtcTATCATAGTTATAGCAATAGGATCGGAAAGTGGTGTGCCAATATTTTCCAAGAAAGTGGGCTATAATGAAAAt ATTCAGTTTTCAACAATAGCATCGCTACATGGGATTAACATGTTCACAAAATGTCACAACTTGCAAATGATCAATACACTAGTTGATAATGGAACTATACTGTGGAAAGAATATTGCAAAAG TGTGACATTGATTGGAATAGCTACTGGAGGACTTGAATGTGATTTGGAACTCCTACTATCCTGTATTCACGACGTCATGGTATTCTGCATTGGCAAGAAAGAGTTGGAAAACTTGAAGAACTTAGATCAAATAAAGAGGGACCTGAGACAGTGTTATCCTATATTGGATTATCTACTGGAGTCTTTAGATCCTAATTCTGTGCCTCGATCGACTATAGTGTTGGATTTTATTCAGAGCCTATTGTGTCCTCAGGCACAGCAATTGCAG CAAGTGTTAGACAACTACGCACAAAGTGTGACGGGTAGGTGGGCCTGCCTAACTATACATGGACATTTGGTAGCGACAAGCTCAGACTTCTGTGAGCTGGATCCGAGGGAGGCGAGGTTACTGCTGCTACTGGCGGCAGCTCAGGATGGCGCTCCGTTGAGGGATACTCTAGTATATTTGCCGCAAATGAGCCCTAAT GTGGCGTTCAGAGCAGTAACATGCAAGTTGCTAGCAGACGTGTACGTGTTAGTGATCTGCGGAGCGACGCCGGCGCTGTCGCAGATAGACGAGATAGTGCTGCAGTGCTGGGAGGGCTATGCACAGGTTATAAAGGAGGCCAAGCTTGTGTACCCCAGGAATTTCCCCTTGAGCGTTACTTTTGATACGGCTTTGTTAGG ATTACTAGTAATAAACGTGAGCAAGCGTCGTTGCGTGTTTTCGCGTCACCTTCACGCCACTCAGAAGAGCAGAGGCATGTCGGGAGTTCACAGGATCGACATCCTCAGGACCTTCTACATCACCACCGCTAAAGACTTGGCGCCGGAACTGAAAATTACCGAAGGGGAAGAAAAAG ATTATTGA
- the fy gene encoding protein fuzzy homolog isoform X3: MISSLCFIVFDLCIWYKVGTYIILECVRVKEFVWLEQVPTYIIMAKAKVLGAKLVCDVIGLWLKFTNKRRYLISLINNLITCLIKIKMSIIVIAIGSESGVPIFSKKVGYNENIQFSTIASLHGINMFTKCHNLQMINTLVDNGTILWKEYCKSVTLIGIATGGLECDLELLLSCIHDVMVFCIGKKELENLKNLDQIKRDLRQCYPILDYLLESLDPNSVPRSTIVLDFIQSLLCPQAQQLQQVLDNYAQSVTGRWACLTIHGHLVATSSDFCELDPREARLLLLLAAAQDGAPLRDTLVYLPQMSPNVAFRAVTCKLLADVYVLVICGATPALSQIDEIVLQCWEGYAQVIKEAKLVYPRNFPLSVTFDTALLGLLVINVSKRRCVFSRHLHATQKSRGMSGVHRIDILRTFYITTAKDLAPELKITEGEEKVWTAQ; this comes from the exons ATGATCTCTAGTCTATGTTTTATAGTCTTTGATCTATGTATAtggtataaagtaggtacctacatcatctTAGAGTGTGTTAGAGTCAAAGAATTTGTATGGTTAgagcaggtacctacctatatcattaTGGCTAAGGCTAAAGTGCTTGGTGCTAAACTGGTCTGtgatgttattggtctgtggctAAAGTTTACAAACAAACGGCGATATCTTATatcactaataaataatttaattacttgtttaattaaaatcaaaatgtcTATCATAGTTATAGCAATAGGATCGGAAAGTGGTGTGCCAATATTTTCCAAGAAAGTGGGCTATAATGAAAAt ATTCAGTTTTCAACAATAGCATCGCTACATGGGATTAACATGTTCACAAAATGTCACAACTTGCAAATGATCAATACACTAGTTGATAATGGAACTATACTGTGGAAAGAATATTGCAAAAG TGTGACATTGATTGGAATAGCTACTGGAGGACTTGAATGTGATTTGGAACTCCTACTATCCTGTATTCACGACGTCATGGTATTCTGCATTGGCAAGAAAGAGTTGGAAAACTTGAAGAACTTAGATCAAATAAAGAGGGACCTGAGACAGTGTTATCCTATATTGGATTATCTACTGGAGTCTTTAGATCCTAATTCTGTGCCTCGATCGACTATAGTGTTGGATTTTATTCAGAGCCTATTGTGTCCTCAGGCACAGCAATTGCAG CAAGTGTTAGACAACTACGCACAAAGTGTGACGGGTAGGTGGGCCTGCCTAACTATACATGGACATTTGGTAGCGACAAGCTCAGACTTCTGTGAGCTGGATCCGAGGGAGGCGAGGTTACTGCTGCTACTGGCGGCAGCTCAGGATGGCGCTCCGTTGAGGGATACTCTAGTATATTTGCCGCAAATGAGCCCTAAT GTGGCGTTCAGAGCAGTAACATGCAAGTTGCTAGCAGACGTGTACGTGTTAGTGATCTGCGGAGCGACGCCGGCGCTGTCGCAGATAGACGAGATAGTGCTGCAGTGCTGGGAGGGCTATGCACAGGTTATAAAGGAGGCCAAGCTTGTGTACCCCAGGAATTTCCCCTTGAGCGTTACTTTTGATACGGCTTTGTTAGG ATTACTAGTAATAAACGTGAGCAAGCGTCGTTGCGTGTTTTCGCGTCACCTTCACGCCACTCAGAAGAGCAGAGGCATGTCGGGAGTTCACAGGATCGACATCCTCAGGACCTTCTACATCACCACCGCTAAAGACTTGGCGCCGGAACTGAAAATTACCGAAGGGGAAGAAAAAG TATGGACGGCGCAGTGA
- the fy gene encoding protein fuzzy homolog isoform X2, translating into MISSLCFIVFDLCIWYKVGTYIILECVRVKEFVWLEQVPTYIIMAKAKVLGAKLVCDVIGLWLKFTNKRRYLISLINNLITCLIKIKMSIIVIAIGSESGVPIFSKKVGYNENIQFSTIASLHGINMFTKCHNLQMINTLVDNGTILWKEYCKSVTLIGIATGGLECDLELLLSCIHDVMVFCIGKKELENLKNLDQIKRDLRQCYPILDYLLESLDPNSVPRSTIVLDFIQSLLCPQAQQLQQVLDNYAQSVTGRWACLTIHGHLVATSSDFCELDPREARLLLLLAAAQDGAPLRDTLVYLPQMSPNVAFRAVTCKLLADVYVLVICGATPALSQIDEIVLQCWEGYAQVIKEAKLVYPRNFPLSVTFDTALLGLLVINVSKRRCVFSRHLHATQKSRGMSGVHRIDILRTFYITTAKDLAPELKITEGEEKDSMDGAVSETYWCSEYHKCHAQRAGTLLCCALYAPTVSTHTMRLLTSQILQDLSTNKEIYW; encoded by the exons ATGATCTCTAGTCTATGTTTTATAGTCTTTGATCTATGTATAtggtataaagtaggtacctacatcatctTAGAGTGTGTTAGAGTCAAAGAATTTGTATGGTTAgagcaggtacctacctatatcattaTGGCTAAGGCTAAAGTGCTTGGTGCTAAACTGGTCTGtgatgttattggtctgtggctAAAGTTTACAAACAAACGGCGATATCTTATatcactaataaataatttaattacttgtttaattaaaatcaaaatgtcTATCATAGTTATAGCAATAGGATCGGAAAGTGGTGTGCCAATATTTTCCAAGAAAGTGGGCTATAATGAAAAt ATTCAGTTTTCAACAATAGCATCGCTACATGGGATTAACATGTTCACAAAATGTCACAACTTGCAAATGATCAATACACTAGTTGATAATGGAACTATACTGTGGAAAGAATATTGCAAAAG TGTGACATTGATTGGAATAGCTACTGGAGGACTTGAATGTGATTTGGAACTCCTACTATCCTGTATTCACGACGTCATGGTATTCTGCATTGGCAAGAAAGAGTTGGAAAACTTGAAGAACTTAGATCAAATAAAGAGGGACCTGAGACAGTGTTATCCTATATTGGATTATCTACTGGAGTCTTTAGATCCTAATTCTGTGCCTCGATCGACTATAGTGTTGGATTTTATTCAGAGCCTATTGTGTCCTCAGGCACAGCAATTGCAG CAAGTGTTAGACAACTACGCACAAAGTGTGACGGGTAGGTGGGCCTGCCTAACTATACATGGACATTTGGTAGCGACAAGCTCAGACTTCTGTGAGCTGGATCCGAGGGAGGCGAGGTTACTGCTGCTACTGGCGGCAGCTCAGGATGGCGCTCCGTTGAGGGATACTCTAGTATATTTGCCGCAAATGAGCCCTAAT GTGGCGTTCAGAGCAGTAACATGCAAGTTGCTAGCAGACGTGTACGTGTTAGTGATCTGCGGAGCGACGCCGGCGCTGTCGCAGATAGACGAGATAGTGCTGCAGTGCTGGGAGGGCTATGCACAGGTTATAAAGGAGGCCAAGCTTGTGTACCCCAGGAATTTCCCCTTGAGCGTTACTTTTGATACGGCTTTGTTAGG ATTACTAGTAATAAACGTGAGCAAGCGTCGTTGCGTGTTTTCGCGTCACCTTCACGCCACTCAGAAGAGCAGAGGCATGTCGGGAGTTCACAGGATCGACATCCTCAGGACCTTCTACATCACCACCGCTAAAGACTTGGCGCCGGAACTGAAAATTACCGAAGGGGAAGAAAAAG ACAGTATGGACGGCGCAGTGAGTGAAACCTACTGGTGCTCGGAGTACCACAAGTGCCACGCGCAGAGAGCCGGCACTCTGCTGTGCTGTGCGTTGTACGCGCCTACCGTATCTACACATACTATGAG ATTATTGACCAGTCAAATACTCCAGGACTTGTCAACAAACAAGGAGATTTATTGGTAA
- the fy gene encoding protein fuzzy homolog isoform X5, translated as MFTKCHNLQMINTLVDNGTILWKEYCKSVTLIGIATGGLECDLELLLSCIHDVMVFCIGKKELENLKNLDQIKRDLRQCYPILDYLLESLDPNSVPRSTIVLDFIQSLLCPQAQQLQQVLDNYAQSVTGRWACLTIHGHLVATSSDFCELDPREARLLLLLAAAQDGAPLRDTLVYLPQMSPNVAFRAVTCKLLADVYVLVICGATPALSQIDEIVLQCWEGYAQVIKEAKLVYPRNFPLSVTFDTALLGLLVINVSKRRCVFSRHLHATQKSRGMSGVHRIDILRTFYITTAKDLAPELKITEGEEKDSMDGAVSETYWCSEYHKCHAQRAGTLLCCALYAPTVSTHTMRYFYIIETFRNFIIRLLTSQILQDLSTNKEIYW; from the exons ATGTTCACAAAATGTCACAACTTGCAAATGATCAATACACTAGTTGATAATGGAACTATACTGTGGAAAGAATATTGCAAAAG TGTGACATTGATTGGAATAGCTACTGGAGGACTTGAATGTGATTTGGAACTCCTACTATCCTGTATTCACGACGTCATGGTATTCTGCATTGGCAAGAAAGAGTTGGAAAACTTGAAGAACTTAGATCAAATAAAGAGGGACCTGAGACAGTGTTATCCTATATTGGATTATCTACTGGAGTCTTTAGATCCTAATTCTGTGCCTCGATCGACTATAGTGTTGGATTTTATTCAGAGCCTATTGTGTCCTCAGGCACAGCAATTGCAG CAAGTGTTAGACAACTACGCACAAAGTGTGACGGGTAGGTGGGCCTGCCTAACTATACATGGACATTTGGTAGCGACAAGCTCAGACTTCTGTGAGCTGGATCCGAGGGAGGCGAGGTTACTGCTGCTACTGGCGGCAGCTCAGGATGGCGCTCCGTTGAGGGATACTCTAGTATATTTGCCGCAAATGAGCCCTAAT GTGGCGTTCAGAGCAGTAACATGCAAGTTGCTAGCAGACGTGTACGTGTTAGTGATCTGCGGAGCGACGCCGGCGCTGTCGCAGATAGACGAGATAGTGCTGCAGTGCTGGGAGGGCTATGCACAGGTTATAAAGGAGGCCAAGCTTGTGTACCCCAGGAATTTCCCCTTGAGCGTTACTTTTGATACGGCTTTGTTAGG ATTACTAGTAATAAACGTGAGCAAGCGTCGTTGCGTGTTTTCGCGTCACCTTCACGCCACTCAGAAGAGCAGAGGCATGTCGGGAGTTCACAGGATCGACATCCTCAGGACCTTCTACATCACCACCGCTAAAGACTTGGCGCCGGAACTGAAAATTACCGAAGGGGAAGAAAAAG ACAGTATGGACGGCGCAGTGAGTGAAACCTACTGGTGCTCGGAGTACCACAAGTGCCACGCGCAGAGAGCCGGCACTCTGCTGTGCTGTGCGTTGTACGCGCCTACCGTATCTACACATACTATGAGGTATTTTTACATTATAGAAACCTTTCGAAATTTCATTATTAG ATTATTGACCAGTCAAATACTCCAGGACTTGTCAACAAACAAGGAGATTTATTGGTAA